The DNA window GTAAATATCCACTTGATCAGAAACCCTTGCAGAATATGAACATAGAGATTTTGGAGAGCTAATGATGCATCCGTAGGTTGGCTAGTTCAAATAGAGTCGCCCACTCTATCGCCTTATATATACACCAAGTTAAAAAAGAACCAATCGCAAGTCCTTTTAAGACAACTCACGCGAAACATTTGctttattttaaatgtgtTGGTGGAAATTTGATATATcatgcttataaaaattatgaatttGTAATCATACAAAAATTTTGAGCAACTACTTTTGCGGCATCCATTTGGTCCTCATTTATTGTGATCAAGCTTAATCAAATGACAAGCCTATTTTGCGTCCGGGTTACAATAATTGAGCATGGAGTCCATGTTGATAACATGGGCCATGAGATCCCTTTCTTCGTTCGATGGAAATAGCCAGCCCAAGAACTCAACCAAAACGGGCTGTTGGGAAACAACCGAGGAGTAGTCCTCAAACGAAATGACTCCATCCTTGTCCACATCAAACTTCTTCATAATAAATTCAGTCATGTCCTGTGAGTGAGTAAATTGTATTAAGTTATTCCAAATTGAAAAGTAAGCTTACAGCTCTGAGCTCAATTAGTTCATCCTCGTCGTCGCCTTCGTGGAAGAATTTCTcgcatgccacgcccacctgcTCGCGATCGATAACTCCGGTGTTCTTGGTGTCAtaaacctaaaaaaaaaaccctatTAGCATTCTAAAAGTGCTTAAACAATCCATTACTCACTTCGAAGGCAAACTTCATACGGCGCTCCAGATCCTCTGTGGTATACAGCTCAAAGAGATCAACCCAGGCACGGGGACTCACGTACTTGGTATCCTTGGTGATGGCCAGTAGGGAGCGTTCAATCACCTGAACATTGGCCACGTTGAAGAGCACCAAGTAGATCTGGTAGAACTGATTCTTCTTCATCTGCTTGGCTGCAGGTCCGTTGAACCTGACGAACTTGTagtaaacgcaa is part of the Drosophila sechellia strain sech25 chromosome 3R, ASM438219v1, whole genome shotgun sequence genome and encodes:
- the LOC6614134 gene encoding uncharacterized protein LOC6614134, which gives rise to MENLDSTVDSTENSKFSALYGGLIKEIAATSKMSTLDITCLLCVYYKFVRFNGPAAKQMKKNQFYQIYLVLFNVANVQVIERSLLAITKDTKYVSPRAWVDLFELYTTEDLERRMKFAFEVYDTKNTGVIDREQVGVACEKFFHEGDDEDELIELRADMTEFIMKKFDVDKDGVISFEDYSSVVSQQPVLVEFLGWLFPSNEERDLMAHVINMDSMLNYCNPDAK